Proteins found in one Sphingomonas sp. SORGH_AS_0879 genomic segment:
- the kdpB gene encoding potassium-transporting ATPase subunit KdpB yields MAHSPTKSLFTAELVLPAIKASFVKLNPRELIRNPVMFVTAVVAALLTVLLVVGHDGLTTGFKLQLVVWLWLTVLFGTFAEALAEGRGKAQAASLRAAKAELTAKRLKGAGQDWENVPASALKIGDVVLVETGDLIPSDGEVVAGVASVNEAAITGESAPVIREAGGDRSAVTAGTRVISDEIRVRVTVNPGQGFLDRMIALVEGAERQKTPNEVALTILLVGLTIIFLIAVGTIPGFASFAGGSIPVAILAALLITLIPTTIAALLSAIGIAGMDRLVRFNVLAKSGRAVEAAGDVDVLLLDKTGTITIGDRQASEFRAVGGSDVDALAEAALMASLADETPEGRSIVVLAREQFKVSITSLPADAEIIPFTAQTRISGVRIGDRLIQKGAVDSILRAHPGAGETAAATQLRRITDEIARAGGTPLAVAENGRLLGAIFLKDVVKAGIRERFGELRRMGIRTVMITGDNPLTAAAIAAEAGVDDFLAQATPEDKLALIRQEQQGGKLVAMCGDGTNDAPALAQADVGVAMNTGTQAAREAGNMVDLDSDPTKLIEVVGLGKQLLMTRGALTTFSVANDVAKYFAIIPAMFVALYPGLGVLNVMGLATPQSAILSAIIFNALIIPLLVPLALKGVAYKPMGAGPLLARNLAVYGLGGLIAPFVGIKIIDLVVGGLGLA; encoded by the coding sequence ATGGCCCATTCCCCCACCAAGAGCCTGTTCACCGCCGAGCTGGTGCTCCCGGCGATCAAGGCGTCGTTCGTCAAACTCAATCCGCGCGAGCTGATCCGCAATCCGGTGATGTTCGTGACCGCCGTAGTCGCAGCACTTCTGACCGTCCTGCTCGTCGTCGGGCATGACGGGCTGACCACCGGCTTCAAGCTGCAACTGGTCGTCTGGCTGTGGCTGACCGTGTTGTTCGGCACCTTTGCCGAGGCGCTGGCCGAGGGCCGTGGCAAGGCACAGGCGGCCAGCTTGCGCGCCGCCAAGGCCGAGCTGACCGCCAAGCGGTTGAAGGGCGCTGGGCAGGACTGGGAGAATGTCCCCGCCAGCGCGCTGAAGATCGGCGACGTGGTGCTGGTCGAGACCGGCGACCTGATCCCCTCGGACGGCGAAGTCGTCGCGGGCGTCGCCTCGGTCAACGAAGCCGCGATCACCGGCGAGAGCGCGCCCGTCATCCGCGAGGCGGGCGGCGACCGCTCGGCGGTGACGGCGGGCACGCGCGTCATCTCGGACGAGATCCGGGTGCGCGTCACCGTCAATCCGGGCCAGGGCTTCCTCGACCGCATGATCGCGCTGGTCGAGGGCGCCGAGCGTCAGAAGACCCCGAACGAGGTGGCGCTCACCATCCTGCTCGTCGGCCTGACCATCATCTTCCTGATCGCGGTCGGCACCATTCCGGGCTTCGCCTCCTTCGCTGGTGGCAGCATCCCGGTGGCGATCCTGGCGGCGCTGCTCATCACCCTGATCCCGACGACCATCGCGGCACTCCTGTCGGCGATCGGCATCGCGGGCATGGACCGTCTGGTCCGGTTCAACGTGCTCGCCAAGTCGGGCCGTGCGGTCGAGGCGGCGGGTGACGTCGACGTGCTGCTGCTCGACAAGACGGGCACCATCACCATCGGCGACCGTCAGGCGAGCGAGTTCCGCGCCGTCGGTGGCTCGGATGTCGATGCGCTGGCCGAAGCGGCGCTGATGGCGAGCCTGGCCGACGAAACTCCCGAGGGCCGTTCGATCGTCGTGTTGGCGCGCGAGCAGTTCAAGGTCTCGATCACCAGCCTGCCCGCCGATGCGGAGATCATCCCCTTCACCGCCCAGACCCGTATCTCTGGCGTGAGGATCGGCGATCGGCTGATCCAGAAGGGCGCGGTCGACTCGATCCTGCGCGCCCATCCGGGCGCGGGTGAGACGGCGGCGGCGACCCAGCTGCGTCGCATCACCGACGAGATCGCGCGGGCGGGCGGCACCCCGCTGGCGGTGGCGGAAAATGGCCGGTTGCTCGGCGCCATCTTCCTGAAGGATGTGGTCAAGGCGGGCATCCGCGAGCGCTTCGGCGAACTGCGTCGCATGGGCATCCGCACAGTGATGATCACCGGCGACAACCCCCTGACCGCCGCCGCCATCGCCGCCGAGGCGGGCGTGGACGACTTCCTCGCCCAGGCGACGCCGGAGGACAAGCTGGCGCTGATCCGCCAGGAGCAGCAGGGCGGCAAGCTGGTCGCGATGTGCGGTGACGGCACCAACGATGCGCCGGCCCTGGCGCAGGCGGATGTCGGCGTCGCGATGAACACCGGCACCCAGGCCGCGCGCGAGGCGGGCAACATGGTCGATCTGGACAGCGATCCGACCAAGTTGATCGAAGTCGTCGGCCTCGGCAAGCAGTTGCTGATGACGCGCGGCGCGCTGACGACCTTCTCGGTCGCAAATGACGTGGCGAAGTATTTCGCGATCATCCCGGCGATGTTCGTGGCGCTCTATCCGGGTCTCGGCGTGCTGAACGTCATGGGTCTGGCGACGCCGCAATCGGCGATCCTGAGCGCCATCATCTTCAACGCGCTGATCATCCCGCTGCTCGTGCCGCTGGCGCTGAAGGGCGTCGCCTACAAGCCGATGGGGGCGGGGCCGCTGCTCGCCCGCAACCTCGCCGTCTATGGCCTGGGCGGCCTGATCGCGCCGTTCGTCGGCATCAAGATCATCGACCTTGTGGTCGGTGGCCTCGGCCTCGCATAA
- the kdpC gene encoding potassium-transporting ATPase subunit KdpC, whose translation MGKDFTSAFRPAIVMTILFAALLGIAYPLAMTGIGQALFPHQAGGSLVKVGGRVIGSEVVGQAFVSDRYFQTRPSAAGKGYDGLASSGSNLGSTSQVLVDRVKADVAKRRAEGVMGPMPADLVTTSGSGLDPDLSPEAALAQVARVARVRGLGVEQVRALVVAKTEDSVLGDPHVNVLALNRALDAIPAR comes from the coding sequence ATGGGTAAGGATTTCACCTCCGCCTTTCGGCCCGCGATCGTGATGACGATCCTGTTCGCCGCGCTTCTCGGGATCGCCTATCCGCTGGCAATGACCGGGATCGGCCAGGCACTGTTCCCGCATCAGGCGGGTGGCAGCTTGGTGAAAGTCGGCGGTCGCGTCATCGGCTCCGAAGTCGTGGGCCAGGCCTTTGTCAGCGATCGCTATTTCCAGACGCGGCCCTCGGCGGCGGGCAAGGGCTATGACGGGCTCGCCTCGTCCGGCTCGAACCTGGGGTCGACGTCGCAGGTACTGGTCGATCGGGTGAAGGCGGATGTCGCCAAGCGCCGGGCCGAGGGCGTGATGGGCCCGATGCCCGCCGACCTGGTCACCACCAGCGGCTCGGGCCTCGACCCCGACCTGTCGCCCGAAGCGGCGCTAGCGCAGGTGGCGCGGGTCGCCCGCGTCCGTGGCCTGGGCGTGGAGCAGGTCCGCGCGCTGGTCGTCGCCAAGACCGAGGATTCGGTGCTGGGCGACCCCCACGTCAACGTCCTGGCCCTCAACCGCGCGCTGGACGCCATACCCGCGCGATGA
- the map gene encoding type I methionyl aminopeptidase — MVKTAEELALMRASGRLLAQVFEMLDGLTLEGMSTLAVNDLVERYITHDLGARPASKGQYGFAYVLNSSINQVVCHGVPSADEVIRDGDIVNLDITLEKNGFITDSSKTYIVGDASTDARRLVRVTREAMWKGIRQVRPGARLGDIGAAIEKHAKANGYSVVRDYCGHGIGREMHEAPNVLHFGRPGTGEVLREGMTFTIEPMINQGTRRVSTSEDGWTVVTDDGKLSAQFEHTVAVTRSGVDVLTLRAGEMA, encoded by the coding sequence ATGGTCAAGACGGCGGAGGAACTGGCGCTGATGCGCGCGTCCGGGCGGCTGCTGGCGCAGGTGTTCGAGATGCTGGATGGGCTGACGCTGGAGGGCATGTCGACCCTGGCGGTCAACGACCTGGTCGAGCGCTACATCACCCACGACTTGGGCGCACGCCCCGCGAGCAAGGGGCAATATGGTTTCGCCTATGTGCTCAACAGCTCGATCAACCAGGTCGTCTGCCACGGCGTGCCGAGCGCGGACGAGGTGATCCGGGACGGGGATATCGTCAATCTGGACATCACCCTGGAGAAGAACGGCTTCATCACCGATTCCAGCAAGACCTATATCGTCGGCGACGCATCGACCGACGCAAGACGGCTGGTCCGCGTCACTCGCGAGGCTATGTGGAAGGGCATCAGACAGGTCCGCCCCGGCGCACGTCTGGGCGATATCGGCGCGGCGATCGAGAAGCACGCCAAGGCGAACGGATACTCGGTGGTCCGCGACTATTGCGGCCACGGCATCGGGCGCGAGATGCACGAGGCGCCCAATGTGCTGCATTTCGGGCGACCGGGGACGGGTGAAGTCCTTCGCGAAGGTATGACCTTCACCATCGAGCCGATGATCAACCAGGGTACGCGCAGGGTCTCGACCTCGGAGGATGGCTGGACCGTGGTGACCGATGACGGGAAGCTGTCCGCCCAGTTCGAGCATACGGTGGCGGTGACGCGGAGCGGGGTGGACGTGTTGACGCTGCGGGCGGGGGAAATGGCTTAG
- a CDS encoding response regulator transcription factor: MPATILVVDDEVAIRRLLRNTLEQAGHVVVEARDGREALARTAADHPDAVLLDLGLPDRDGLSLIPLLRGPARVILVVSARDATEEKVAALDLGADDYVTKPFDSEELLARLRVALRHARAAEAAPSVVRTGDLAIDLDRRVVTRGGEEQHLTRKEYDVLAVLARHPGRVVTHDRIIDAAWGGDEDPRIDYLRIVVRNLRQKLEAPQPVGSVIANELGVGYRLRVEG, encoded by the coding sequence ATGCCCGCGACGATCCTGGTGGTGGACGATGAAGTCGCGATCCGTCGCCTGCTGCGCAACACGCTGGAACAGGCGGGGCATGTCGTCGTCGAGGCGCGCGATGGGCGCGAGGCGCTGGCACGCACGGCGGCGGACCACCCCGATGCGGTGCTGCTCGACCTGGGTCTGCCCGACCGCGACGGACTGAGCCTGATCCCGCTGCTGCGTGGGCCTGCGCGGGTGATCCTAGTCGTGTCGGCGCGCGATGCTACTGAAGAGAAGGTGGCGGCGCTCGATCTGGGCGCTGACGATTATGTCACCAAGCCGTTCGACAGCGAGGAACTGCTCGCCCGGCTGCGGGTGGCGCTACGCCATGCCCGTGCGGCGGAGGCCGCGCCCTCGGTCGTGCGCACGGGCGACCTTGCCATCGACCTCGACCGGCGGGTCGTCACGCGCGGGGGTGAGGAACAGCATCTGACCCGCAAGGAATATGACGTGCTGGCAGTCCTGGCTCGCCATCCCGGGCGGGTGGTGACGCATGACAGGATCATCGACGCCGCCTGGGGCGGGGACGAAGACCCGCGCATCGATTACTTACGCATCGTCGTCCGCAACCTGCGCCAGAAGCTGGAAGCGCCCCAGCCGGTGGGCAGCGTCATCGCGAACGAACTGGGCGTGGGATATCGGTTGCGGGTCGAGGGGTGA
- a CDS encoding ParD-like family protein, with amino-acid sequence MGIVKIDDELHEEVRRASTVMCRSINAQAEFWMKMGMLAEANPTLTFHQIVQAQMAAADAPLPQPLVA; translated from the coding sequence ATGGGTATCGTAAAAATAGACGACGAACTGCACGAGGAAGTGCGCCGCGCCAGCACCGTCATGTGCCGTTCGATCAACGCACAGGCCGAATTCTGGATGAAGATGGGGATGCTGGCGGAGGCGAACCCGACGCTGACCTTCCACCAGATCGTCCAGGCGCAGATGGCCGCCGCCGATGCCCCCCTGCCCCAGCCCCTCGTTGCCTGA
- a CDS encoding YbaN family protein, which yields MIRLGWLILGCVFVALGVIGAILPLMPTTIFLILAAACFARSSPRLEAWLLDHPRFGPTLRAWRRDGAIGVRGKTMACGGMALGYGLFWATARPHWPLALCVALMMGGCAAFVLSRPTARY from the coding sequence ATGATACGGCTCGGCTGGCTCATTCTGGGATGCGTGTTCGTCGCGCTCGGCGTGATCGGGGCGATCCTGCCGCTGATGCCGACGACCATCTTCCTGATCCTGGCGGCGGCCTGCTTCGCGCGGTCCTCGCCCCGGTTGGAAGCGTGGCTGCTCGACCATCCGCGCTTCGGCCCGACCCTGCGGGCGTGGCGGCGGGACGGGGCGATCGGGGTCAGGGGCAAGACGATGGCGTGCGGCGGGATGGCGCTGGGCTATGGGCTGTTCTGGGCGACCGCCCGACCGCACTGGCCGCTCGCCTTATGCGTGGCTTTGATGATGGGCGGATGCGCGGCCTTCGTCCTCAGCCGTCCGACCGCCCGCTACTGA
- a CDS encoding S9 family peptidase has translation MRWLAATSLVALAMPVSAQQATPPVAARKPFQVTSPNGAREDDYYWLRDDTRKNPEMLAYLNAENAYADAQLASLKPLQAKLYDETVAHIKQDDSSVPYAKNGYWYSSRFATGADYPLIERRQGSPTAPAIMLFDQPAMAKGHNFFSLSDWSVSPDNRLVAWAEDTVGRRQYVLKVKEIATGRIHADTISNIEPNIVWAADNRTILYIAKDPTTLRGYRVMAHVLGTPVSADRLLYEEKDDTFQMGIGRTTDDRYICISVQSTVSDEQRCAPATAPTRFTVIAPREREFRYGADHLGGRWIIRTNRSAKNYKLVTLADGDAPKGVAAWRDLVPGSDTVFIEDFKPFLGFVAIDQREGGNRMIRLLTDQGRSIPVKADEPAYRMALSTNEEPDTPWVRYTYGSLVTPTTTLEVNARTGKRRTLKVTPVPGYDPSLYVTERVWAPARDGARIPVSLVYRKGVKRDGTAPLFQYAYGSYGISTDPSVDAGRIGLLDRGVVYAIAHIRGGQEMGRGWYDDGHLLNKKNSFTDFIDVTRYLVAQKYAAPGRVAAMGGSAGGLLMGGVANMAPQDYKLIIAQVPFVDVVTTMLDASIPLTTFEYDEWGNPANKPYYDYMLSYSPYDNVAAKPYPALYVGTGLWDSQVQYYEPAKWVAKLREKKTDANPLVFRVNMEAGHGGKSGRFERIRQNAEWQAFMLSQLGATGE, from the coding sequence ATGCGGTGGTTGGCGGCAACGAGTCTGGTGGCATTGGCGATGCCCGTCTCCGCCCAACAGGCGACGCCGCCGGTCGCGGCCAGGAAGCCTTTTCAGGTCACCTCCCCCAATGGCGCGCGCGAGGACGATTATTACTGGCTGCGCGACGACACCCGGAAAAACCCGGAGATGCTCGCCTATCTGAATGCCGAGAACGCCTATGCCGATGCGCAACTGGCGTCGCTCAAGCCGCTCCAGGCCAAGCTGTATGACGAGACGGTCGCGCATATCAAACAGGACGACAGCAGCGTTCCGTACGCCAAGAACGGCTATTGGTATTCCTCGCGCTTCGCGACGGGGGCGGACTATCCGCTGATCGAGCGTCGCCAGGGCAGCCCGACAGCGCCCGCCATCATGCTGTTCGACCAGCCCGCCATGGCGAAGGGCCATAATTTCTTCTCGCTGTCCGACTGGTCGGTCAGCCCCGACAACAGGCTGGTCGCCTGGGCGGAGGACACGGTCGGACGGCGGCAATATGTCCTGAAGGTCAAGGAAATCGCGACCGGTCGCATCCATGCGGACACGATCTCGAACATCGAGCCGAACATCGTCTGGGCGGCCGACAATCGCACCATCCTCTACATCGCCAAGGACCCGACGACGCTGCGCGGCTATCGGGTCATGGCGCATGTGCTGGGCACGCCGGTCAGCGCCGACCGCCTGCTGTACGAGGAGAAGGACGACACGTTCCAGATGGGAATCGGCCGGACGACCGACGATCGCTATATCTGCATCAGCGTCCAGAGCACGGTCAGCGACGAACAGCGCTGCGCCCCCGCCACCGCCCCGACGCGCTTCACCGTCATCGCGCCGCGCGAGCGCGAGTTCCGCTACGGCGCGGATCATCTGGGTGGGCGATGGATCATCCGCACCAACCGGAGCGCGAAGAACTACAAGCTGGTGACGCTGGCCGATGGGGACGCGCCGAAGGGCGTGGCCGCCTGGCGCGATCTGGTGCCCGGCAGCGACACGGTGTTCATCGAGGATTTCAAGCCGTTCCTGGGCTTCGTGGCGATCGACCAGCGCGAGGGCGGCAACCGGATGATCCGTCTGCTGACCGATCAGGGGCGCTCCATCCCCGTCAAGGCGGACGAGCCCGCCTATCGCATGGCGCTGTCCACCAATGAGGAACCGGACACGCCCTGGGTCCGCTACACCTATGGCTCGCTGGTCACGCCGACCACCACCCTCGAGGTGAACGCGCGGACGGGCAAACGCCGGACGCTGAAGGTGACGCCGGTGCCGGGTTACGACCCCTCGCTCTACGTGACCGAACGGGTCTGGGCCCCCGCCCGCGACGGCGCGCGCATTCCCGTCTCGCTGGTCTATCGTAAGGGCGTGAAGCGCGACGGCACCGCGCCGCTCTTCCAATATGCCTATGGCAGCTATGGCATCTCGACCGATCCTTCGGTGGATGCCGGGCGCATCGGACTGCTCGACCGGGGCGTGGTCTATGCCATCGCGCATATTCGCGGCGGACAGGAGATGGGGCGCGGATGGTATGATGACGGCCATCTGCTGAACAAGAAGAACAGCTTCACCGACTTCATCGACGTCACCCGCTATCTGGTCGCGCAGAAATATGCGGCACCGGGCCGGGTCGCGGCGATGGGAGGCAGCGCGGGCGGGCTGTTGATGGGCGGCGTCGCGAACATGGCGCCGCAGGATTACAAGCTCATCATCGCGCAGGTGCCGTTCGTTGACGTGGTGACGACGATGCTCGACGCCTCGATCCCGCTGACCACCTTCGAATATGACGAATGGGGCAATCCGGCGAACAAGCCCTATTACGATTACATGCTCAGCTACTCGCCCTACGACAATGTCGCGGCCAAGCCCTATCCGGCTCTCTATGTCGGCACCGGCCTATGGGACAGCCAGGTGCAATATTACGAGCCCGCCAAATGGGTCGCGAAACTGCGCGAGAAGAAGACCGATGCCAATCCGCTCGTCTTCCGGGTGAATATGGAGGCCGGGCATGGCGGCAAATCCGGCCGGTTCGAGCGTATCCGTCAAAATGCGGAGTGGCAGGCGTTCATGCTGTCGCAATTGGGGGCGACGGGGGAGTAG
- a CDS encoding sensor histidine kinase KdpD — translation MTAGEPRPDPDALLRAAEREGRGRLKIFLGAAPGVGKTFEMLSEGAARRRDGVDIVVAVVETHGRVETEALVRGQELMPRRAVPYEGRTLHEMDLDAVLARAPRLALVDELAHTNAPGSRHPKRYQDVEELLAAGIDVYSTVNIQHVESLNDVVASFTRVRVRETVPDRILEAAEIEVVDIPPDELIERLKAGKVYLPQEATRALSHFFSKSNLSALRELALRRAAQAVDAQMLDHVRSLGVGGQWAAGERLVVAVSELPGADELVRAAKRTADALRAPWTALFIDTPRTATLGEAQHRRLAATMTLATQLGAAVATVPAPSVVEGIRAFLTDARATQLVVGKAKRSRWFELRHGSVVDRLVRETPGVTVHVLPVGEALVESDRAKRRGQWGSPIGYGLTLLAVVAVTAMASALFHILDLGNVALLYLLPVMAAASLYGLRTGLFAGIASSLAYNFFFLPPVGTLSVSNPENIISIFVLLGVAIATSQLTSRVRAQADLAAASARDNATLAGFLHRLSGLADPAEASRVICEDIARLFEVQAVLLTPSPAGLAAQAATKPDYRLETMEMAAAHWAFDTGTPAGKGSATLAASEWLFQPLKAGNRTLAVLGLAREAGGEPVRADRLPLLTGLIDQAALILERLRLEAEVRDVDAVRTRDRLRAALLSSVSHDLRTPLTAVMAAAAQLRQGAKPELIATIEGEAARLNRFVANLLDMARVEAGALKLRIEAIDLSDAVTGAAHDARRALEGHAVRLDVPPDLPLVRADPQLLHHCLLNLLDNAGRYGDPGTEIVIEGRHRHGTLRLSVLDHGPGLPPGREAEVFETFRRLEGSDRVAGGTGLGLAIVKAFAEAMGLTVEAGNREDGEGAAFALCFPRDHIMRDGAPEGMA, via the coding sequence ATGACGGCAGGCGAGCCGCGCCCCGACCCCGACGCCCTGCTGCGCGCCGCCGAGCGCGAGGGGCGCGGCCGCCTGAAAATCTTCCTCGGGGCCGCCCCCGGCGTCGGCAAGACGTTCGAGATGCTGTCCGAAGGGGCCGCAAGGCGACGCGATGGCGTGGATATCGTGGTCGCGGTGGTCGAGACGCATGGCCGGGTCGAGACTGAGGCGCTGGTGCGCGGGCAGGAGCTCATGCCCCGCCGCGCCGTCCCCTATGAAGGGCGGACGCTTCATGAAATGGATCTGGATGCGGTACTCGCCCGCGCCCCCCGCCTCGCCCTGGTCGACGAACTCGCCCACACCAATGCACCGGGCAGTCGCCATCCCAAACGCTATCAGGATGTCGAGGAACTGCTGGCGGCGGGGATCGACGTCTATTCGACGGTGAACATCCAGCACGTCGAAAGCCTGAACGACGTCGTCGCCAGCTTCACCCGCGTCCGGGTGCGCGAGACGGTGCCCGACCGCATCCTGGAGGCCGCCGAGATCGAGGTGGTCGACATACCCCCCGACGAGCTGATCGAGCGGTTGAAGGCGGGCAAGGTCTACCTCCCCCAGGAAGCGACGCGGGCGTTGTCGCATTTCTTTTCCAAGTCCAACCTGTCGGCCCTGCGCGAACTGGCGCTGCGGCGGGCGGCGCAGGCGGTCGATGCGCAGATGCTCGACCATGTGCGCTCACTGGGCGTCGGCGGCCAATGGGCGGCGGGCGAGCGGCTGGTCGTCGCGGTCAGCGAACTGCCCGGCGCCGACGAACTTGTCCGCGCCGCCAAGCGCACCGCCGATGCCTTGCGCGCGCCCTGGACCGCCCTGTTCATCGACACGCCTCGGACTGCGACTTTGGGCGAGGCGCAGCACCGGCGGCTGGCCGCGACAATGACGCTGGCCACGCAACTCGGCGCGGCGGTGGCGACCGTGCCCGCGCCGAGCGTGGTCGAGGGCATCCGCGCCTTCCTGACCGACGCGCGCGCGACGCAACTCGTGGTCGGCAAGGCCAAGCGGTCGCGCTGGTTCGAGCTGCGCCACGGCTCGGTCGTCGACCGGCTGGTGCGCGAGACGCCGGGCGTCACCGTGCACGTCCTGCCGGTCGGGGAGGCCCTCGTCGAGAGCGACCGTGCGAAGCGGCGCGGGCAATGGGGATCGCCCATCGGCTATGGACTGACCCTGCTGGCGGTCGTCGCCGTCACCGCCATGGCGAGCGCGCTGTTCCATATCCTCGACCTCGGCAATGTCGCGCTCCTCTATCTGCTGCCGGTCATGGCGGCGGCGAGCCTGTACGGATTGCGCACCGGGCTGTTCGCCGGGATCGCATCGAGCCTCGCCTACAACTTCTTCTTCCTGCCGCCCGTCGGCACGCTGAGCGTCAGCAATCCCGAGAATATCATCTCGATCTTCGTCCTGCTGGGCGTCGCCATCGCGACCAGTCAGCTGACCTCGCGGGTCCGCGCGCAGGCCGATCTGGCGGCAGCGAGCGCGCGCGACAATGCGACGCTGGCGGGCTTTCTCCACCGCCTGAGCGGTCTGGCCGACCCGGCCGAGGCGTCGCGGGTGATCTGCGAAGACATTGCCCGGCTGTTCGAGGTGCAGGCGGTGCTGCTCACTCCGTCGCCCGCCGGGCTGGCGGCACAGGCGGCGACCAAGCCCGATTACCGGCTGGAGACGATGGAGATGGCCGCCGCCCACTGGGCCTTCGACACCGGCACGCCCGCGGGCAAGGGATCGGCGACGCTGGCGGCCTCCGAATGGCTGTTCCAGCCGCTGAAGGCGGGCAACCGAACGCTGGCGGTTCTTGGGCTGGCGCGCGAGGCGGGGGGCGAGCCGGTGCGTGCCGACCGTTTGCCGCTGCTGACCGGGCTGATCGATCAGGCCGCGCTGATCCTCGAACGGCTGCGGCTGGAGGCGGAGGTGCGCGACGTGGATGCGGTGCGCACCCGCGATCGCTTACGCGCCGCGCTGCTGTCCTCGGTCAGCCATGACCTGCGCACGCCGCTGACCGCCGTGATGGCGGCCGCGGCGCAATTGCGGCAGGGCGCGAAGCCCGAGCTGATCGCGACCATCGAGGGGGAGGCGGCGCGGCTCAACCGTTTCGTCGCCAATCTGCTCGACATGGCCCGTGTCGAGGCGGGGGCGCTGAAACTCAGGATCGAGGCGATCGACCTGAGCGATGCGGTGACGGGCGCGGCGCATGATGCCCGCCGTGCGCTGGAGGGCCATGCGGTGCGGCTCGACGTGCCACCCGACCTGCCTTTGGTCCGCGCCGATCCGCAGCTGTTGCATCATTGCCTGCTCAACCTGCTCGACAATGCCGGGCGTTACGGCGATCCGGGGACGGAGATCGTGATTGAGGGGCGGCACCGCCACGGCACGTTGCGCCTGTCGGTCCTCGACCACGGCCCCGGCCTGCCGCCGGGTCGCGAGGCGGAGGTGTTCGAGACGTTCCGGCGGCTGGAAGGCTCCGACCGGGTGGCGGGCGGCACCGGCCTGGGCCTCGCCATCGTCAAGGCCTTTGCCGAGGCCATGGGGTTGACCGTAGAGGCGGGCAATCGCGAGGATGGCGAGGGCGCGGCGTTCGCGCTCTGCTTCCCGCGCGACCATATCATGCGCGACGGCGCGCCGGAGGGAATGGCCTGA